From Halobacteriovorax sp. GB3, a single genomic window includes:
- a CDS encoding M61 family metallopeptidase, whose product MKLSYKIAIKNPENHMLQVVIHGRKGPEENEISFFLPSWSPGSYLMREYGKNIRTFKAEIANGEVLYHEQVDKGVYRLDWNKSQLNTPSDEFQITYEIYCHELTVRTSHIDRSHAFIHGPSVFMGVVGKEIEGPTLEIEFPPLWSKVTTGLKDISTKREVFLYQAKNYDELIDTPVEIGCHETDGFRVEGIDHELAFYGGTFPHKWELKEDIKKIVEHVSKTMRDIPYDKYTFITHYGPGLFGGLEHLNSTALQYCSRSMTERKKYVGFLELVAHEYFHTWNVKRIRPIELGPFDYLNEAKTRMHWLTEGLTSFMDQLFMYRLDFVTLEEYLELMKKNLNRYYSIPGRKFHSLEDSSFNSWIKLYRPDENSNNSSISYYLKGGLVFFVLNIMMNEKGKSITDLLDALWDGFKKRPEQGYVKEEVLKMITDIAGKDVCDYFDTMISTTNEIDFEAFFNKAGIEVEWESAPKVWLGLTPKFLTDRVVISQVALDGPAYKGGLNAGDEILAINGLRTLKDGFNDYESYMSATDSYTFTISRLGYIQDVVVSPSAGPKMIKGFKVVDSTKASQWLKARMPQ is encoded by the coding sequence ATGAAACTTTCCTATAAAATCGCCATAAAAAACCCTGAAAACCATATGTTACAGGTCGTCATTCATGGACGCAAAGGGCCAGAAGAAAACGAAATTTCTTTTTTCCTCCCTAGTTGGTCGCCAGGTTCTTATTTAATGAGAGAGTACGGAAAAAATATTCGTACATTTAAGGCTGAAATCGCTAATGGTGAAGTTCTTTATCATGAGCAAGTTGATAAAGGAGTATATCGCTTGGACTGGAATAAGAGCCAATTGAATACGCCTTCAGACGAGTTTCAAATCACCTATGAGATTTACTGTCATGAACTCACTGTGAGAACTTCTCATATCGATCGCTCTCACGCATTTATTCATGGACCTAGTGTCTTTATGGGTGTTGTTGGTAAAGAGATAGAAGGGCCTACTTTAGAAATTGAATTTCCTCCACTTTGGTCTAAAGTGACAACGGGTTTAAAAGATATTTCAACAAAGAGAGAAGTGTTTCTCTATCAAGCTAAAAACTATGATGAATTGATTGATACACCTGTTGAAATTGGTTGTCATGAAACAGATGGTTTTCGCGTTGAGGGAATTGATCACGAACTCGCTTTTTACGGGGGAACCTTTCCTCATAAATGGGAACTAAAAGAAGATATTAAAAAGATCGTTGAACACGTTTCAAAGACAATGAGAGATATTCCTTATGATAAGTACACGTTTATCACTCATTATGGCCCTGGTCTCTTTGGTGGTCTAGAACACTTAAATTCGACGGCCCTTCAGTACTGCTCGCGTTCAATGACTGAGAGAAAGAAATATGTGGGCTTTTTAGAGCTCGTTGCCCATGAGTACTTTCACACGTGGAATGTAAAGCGTATTCGACCAATTGAACTTGGTCCTTTTGATTATCTCAATGAAGCTAAAACGAGAATGCATTGGTTAACTGAAGGCCTAACATCTTTTATGGATCAGCTCTTTATGTATCGATTGGATTTCGTTACTTTAGAGGAGTATCTCGAATTGATGAAAAAGAATCTCAATCGCTATTATTCAATTCCTGGTAGAAAGTTTCACTCACTTGAAGATTCATCTTTTAATTCTTGGATCAAACTTTATCGTCCAGATGAAAACTCTAATAACTCATCAATTAGTTACTACCTTAAGGGAGGGCTTGTCTTTTTTGTTCTCAATATCATGATGAATGAAAAAGGAAAGTCCATTACAGACTTATTAGACGCTCTTTGGGATGGCTTTAAGAAAAGACCTGAACAAGGTTATGTTAAAGAAGAAGTTTTAAAAATGATTACAGATATCGCTGGAAAGGATGTTTGTGATTACTTTGATACAATGATTTCAACAACCAATGAAATTGATTTTGAGGCCTTCTTCAATAAAGCAGGTATTGAAGTAGAGTGGGAGAGTGCTCCAAAGGTATGGCTTGGACTCACGCCTAAATTTCTCACTGATCGCGTTGTCATTTCCCAGGTTGCTCTCGATGGCCCAGCTTATAAAGGTGGACTCAATGCAGGAGATGAAATTCTTGCGATTAATGGTCTTAGAACTTTGAAAGATGGCTTTAATGATTATGAAAGCTATATGAGTGCAACTGATTCATACACGTTCACAATTTCTAGACTTGGTTATATTCAAGATGTTGTTGTTAGCCCTAGTGCAGGTCCTAAAATGATCAAAGGTTTCAAGGTTGTCGATAGCACAAAGGCCAGTCAGTGGTTGAAAGCGAGAATGCCACAGTGA
- a CDS encoding acyl-CoA dehydrogenase family protein, with protein MTDKKEPVLDSVVGSLFYGEVDEAAVFPFPHFNEEQVEMAKEMTSAVAKFGEDNIDGEKFDHEAVIPKDVIDGLAALGLCGLGVAEEHGGMGLDYSLYSRVFAEVASMDGSTATMLGAHQSIGYRALLNEGSDEQKEKWLPVLASGEKLAAFCLTEPGSGSDAYSIKTKAVKNDDGTYTITGQKLWITNAGSADFYSVFCKTDHEVNGEVKEKISCFIVEKDMEGVSFGEKENKMGIRASETRAVYFDKVVVPASNMIGEPGKGFKIAMNVLNSGRLSLGAGCVGGMKTILKLATEHAKGRKQFGKSIAEFGIIQDKLSYMAARCYATESIVYMTTGNMCKGLKDYYLETAVCKIYGSESLWTVVDTGMQIAAGNGYMKEYPYERIMRDSRINLIFEGTNEILRCFLALSGMKGPADGLKELGKVADVSKALQDPIKSLGVLTDFAKKRVSRVMSKTLTGVHPELEDYAANFSGMLGGFANQVENTLIKYGKKIIDHELPQQRIADMVINLYVMIAVMSRTTAILEKDDVAQDKKDYVLGLAKIALKESRKNFVNNLKSMHKNNDKTVEKVSKSVCDYDGYGLDIIDY; from the coding sequence ATGACGGATAAAAAAGAACCGGTATTAGATTCAGTTGTTGGATCTCTTTTTTATGGAGAAGTGGATGAAGCTGCCGTATTCCCATTTCCTCATTTCAACGAAGAACAAGTTGAGATGGCCAAAGAGATGACTTCTGCTGTCGCAAAATTTGGCGAAGATAATATTGATGGAGAAAAATTTGATCACGAAGCAGTGATTCCAAAAGATGTCATTGATGGACTTGCGGCCTTGGGGCTTTGCGGTCTTGGTGTAGCTGAGGAACATGGAGGAATGGGGCTAGATTATTCTCTTTATTCTCGTGTTTTTGCAGAAGTTGCTTCAATGGACGGTTCAACTGCGACAATGCTTGGTGCTCACCAGTCGATTGGTTATCGCGCTCTTTTAAATGAAGGTTCTGATGAGCAAAAAGAAAAGTGGCTACCAGTTCTTGCTAGTGGTGAGAAACTTGCTGCATTCTGCTTAACTGAACCAGGGTCTGGTTCTGATGCTTATTCAATTAAGACTAAGGCCGTTAAAAATGATGACGGAACTTATACGATCACTGGTCAAAAGCTTTGGATTACAAATGCTGGATCAGCTGATTTCTATTCAGTATTTTGTAAAACTGATCACGAAGTGAATGGGGAAGTGAAAGAGAAGATTTCATGTTTTATCGTTGAAAAAGATATGGAAGGTGTCTCTTTTGGTGAAAAAGAAAATAAAATGGGAATCCGTGCTTCTGAAACTCGTGCGGTTTACTTTGATAAAGTCGTCGTTCCTGCATCAAATATGATTGGTGAGCCTGGTAAAGGTTTTAAGATTGCAATGAACGTTCTCAATTCTGGTCGTCTTTCTCTAGGTGCTGGATGTGTTGGTGGAATGAAGACGATTCTAAAACTTGCAACTGAACACGCTAAAGGAAGAAAGCAATTTGGAAAATCAATTGCTGAATTTGGAATTATTCAAGATAAGCTCTCTTATATGGCCGCTCGTTGTTATGCAACTGAATCAATTGTTTACATGACAACTGGAAATATGTGTAAAGGTCTTAAAGACTATTACTTAGAAACAGCAGTATGTAAGATCTATGGTTCAGAATCTCTTTGGACTGTTGTAGATACTGGAATGCAAATTGCTGCTGGTAACGGTTATATGAAAGAATACCCATATGAAAGAATTATGAGGGATTCAAGAATTAACCTTATCTTTGAAGGAACAAATGAAATTCTTCGTTGTTTCCTTGCTCTTTCTGGAATGAAAGGTCCAGCTGATGGACTGAAAGAACTTGGTAAGGTTGCCGATGTTTCAAAAGCTCTTCAAGATCCAATTAAGTCTCTTGGTGTTCTTACTGACTTCGCTAAAAAGAGAGTTAGCCGTGTAATGTCGAAGACTCTTACTGGTGTTCATCCAGAACTAGAAGACTACGCAGCAAATTTCTCTGGCATGTTAGGTGGATTTGCTAACCAGGTTGAAAATACTCTTATTAAATACGGTAAGAAAATAATTGATCATGAACTACCTCAGCAAAGAATTGCCGACATGGTTATTAATCTCTATGTCATGATCGCCGTTATGTCGAGAACGACAGCGATTCTCGAAAAAGATGATGTTGCTCAAGATAAAAAAGACTATGTTCTTGGACTTGCTAAGATTGCTCTTAAAGAAAGTCGTAAAAACTTTGTGAACAATCTAAAGTCAATGCATAAGAACAATGACAAAACTGTTGAGAAGGTAAGTAAGTCTGTTTGTGACTACGATGGTTACGGACTAGATATTATTGATTACTAA
- a CDS encoding PDZ domain-containing protein → MKFLDKLKNKFKKGDAEAHEEEGYEFDDQENQDELEDLEALEKTQEIQIQMDESSDVIIDDTLEEPVEHDQIELNEHSDSSEEEFFIVDDEDFDPTADGQTAEHALSELESRGELEFADSTELEDLPPDFETPSDEDIDKGLEELMQSRPEEIQEYSPSTTETHEEIPSIDQVLSQAQEQEHKNFHEDEEYDEFEDELVLSSIDDEEVVIDINDELEDEGEKANFFQAALASIKSLLSKNSQESDSKISSLTMLSNKIDLKSLTFDDIMKTLYSPELRPAIHKGFLVSSVVVASYVGGSLTSQFLEKQVSSEKKDSAPSLGADQRVLWRQEVAVLDRTNPFNIKLNESNVPKGPKGPVKIDEDLICHNAKTKSALPLKLLNTIVLQDSVKSIASVQNRGKMLSLYEGDKINGMAEIGKIDSARVIFKNLRSGECEYIESKKSKERLKPIKVVSPEVGSKLIAETKNDSIKQTGNSFTIKKSYRDQMLKNVGTLLTQARAIPIKNPDGTLSFKMVEIVPGSPFSQLNVQNGDIITSINGKKYSNINELMALFGQLKNNDKYSISVKRDGVDQVFDYNFE, encoded by the coding sequence TTGAAGTTTTTAGACAAGTTAAAAAATAAATTCAAAAAAGGTGATGCCGAAGCCCATGAAGAAGAGGGTTACGAGTTTGACGACCAAGAAAATCAGGACGAACTCGAGGACCTCGAGGCCCTTGAAAAGACACAGGAAATCCAAATACAAATGGATGAATCTTCTGATGTCATTATCGATGATACTCTTGAAGAGCCTGTAGAGCATGACCAAATTGAACTTAATGAACACTCAGACAGTTCTGAAGAAGAATTTTTTATTGTTGATGATGAAGATTTTGATCCAACTGCAGACGGGCAAACAGCTGAACACGCTCTCAGTGAACTAGAATCGAGAGGTGAATTAGAGTTTGCGGACTCAACAGAACTTGAGGATCTTCCGCCAGACTTTGAAACACCAAGCGACGAAGATATCGACAAAGGGCTTGAAGAGCTCATGCAATCGAGACCTGAAGAAATTCAGGAATACTCCCCTTCAACAACTGAGACTCATGAGGAAATTCCTTCAATTGATCAAGTTCTAAGCCAAGCGCAGGAACAAGAACATAAAAACTTTCATGAAGATGAAGAATATGATGAATTTGAAGATGAATTAGTTCTCTCATCAATTGACGATGAAGAAGTTGTTATTGATATCAATGATGAATTAGAAGACGAAGGAGAAAAGGCCAACTTTTTTCAAGCAGCGCTTGCTTCTATAAAGTCTCTACTTTCAAAAAATTCACAAGAATCTGACTCGAAAATCTCATCTTTGACAATGTTATCCAATAAAATAGACCTAAAAAGTCTAACATTTGATGACATTATGAAAACACTTTACTCACCAGAATTAAGACCGGCCATTCACAAGGGATTCCTTGTTTCAAGTGTTGTCGTCGCCTCTTATGTTGGTGGGAGCCTCACCTCTCAGTTTCTTGAAAAGCAAGTAAGCTCAGAGAAAAAAGACTCTGCCCCTTCTCTTGGCGCTGATCAAAGAGTGTTGTGGCGTCAAGAAGTAGCAGTTCTCGATAGGACCAACCCTTTCAACATCAAACTAAACGAAAGCAACGTACCAAAGGGGCCCAAGGGACCTGTTAAAATTGACGAAGACCTCATTTGCCACAACGCAAAAACAAAAAGCGCCCTACCACTTAAACTGCTTAATACGATTGTTCTTCAGGACTCTGTGAAATCGATCGCCTCAGTTCAAAACCGTGGAAAGATGCTCAGCCTCTATGAAGGTGACAAAATTAACGGAATGGCCGAGATTGGAAAGATTGACAGTGCAAGAGTGATCTTTAAAAATCTAAGAAGTGGTGAATGTGAATATATTGAGAGTAAAAAGAGTAAAGAGAGATTAAAGCCTATTAAAGTTGTATCCCCTGAAGTCGGATCTAAACTTATTGCTGAAACTAAAAATGACAGTATCAAGCAAACAGGAAACTCATTTACGATAAAAAAATCTTATCGTGACCAAATGCTCAAAAATGTTGGAACTCTCCTAACACAGGCGAGAGCTATTCCAATTAAAAACCCAGATGGAACACTTTCATTTAAAATGGTTGAGATTGTACCAGGAAGTCCATTCTCTCAACTCAATGTACAAAATGGAGATATCATCACATCCATCAATGGTAAAAAGTACTCTAATATTAATGAGCTCATGGCCTTATTTGGTCAGCTAAAGAATAATGATAAATACTCAATTAGCGTCAAGCGTGATGGAGTAGATCAAGTTTTTGATTATAACTTTGAATAG
- the gspD gene encoding type II secretion system secretin GspD: MKRKFISLSTTLTVAAILAPNAYAQSFKKYESKTQFDSNPKSVSTLVPDSGKDAFGRDKSDIQGDLPAKNSKYVNLNPETAFGPEVITTFDFEDTSLEELTKHMQKLTGINLIMDKDLKGKVSITAPQPITVGDAWKAFLTALNMKGYTLVKSGAFYKIVQTREIRYTPTKIYTGEYTPETENFSMRIIPLKNVSSSELTRSFRPFMSRYGRIIEIKQTNTIIIQDSGTNINRLVRLIRFIDVPGHEESLQIIPVKNSSAQEIAKLLDSILKGDSAKTKRIRSSSTRSISDIKLTAEPRTNSIIAMATEDEANQLKRLIDKLDQKTISSQSGQIHVYYLNHKSSEAISKTLSSLVSNTQSAKKATSRFSKFSSNDSSSSLFANDVKITSDKENNALVVTASPTDYLIIKSVIKKLDIPSDQVFVEGLIMESNLSKNKGYGVNIIGAYGSGNADRAGFLGGSQDLLSLIGGQFTSLGGLFIGGGIGSKVTTQVNGVDVEVKTINGLIRAIANNGNTNVLATPALMVLDNTEGVFEVGETVPTPERTDAANGSSSVSIKQQKVALTLKITPQINKATRVITMKIDQQIDDFSNRALPDGLRSEGVATTTRKTVTSVVVRDRDTIAMGGLMRDKESETESKVPLLGDIPVLGWLFRNYDNRIEKVNMTFFLTPRIVSSYYGAADNVQDILNRRHHHLKDTMGEEDPFGTTVKGLYEKVKKQKDGPLYDEKENKKFLDENRNSEGIGNNDVGSNMIVPNYKNIAQEISKKQAGVQKTQDNK; the protein is encoded by the coding sequence ATGAAAAGGAAATTCATTTCTCTTTCAACTACCCTAACAGTTGCGGCTATTTTAGCGCCAAACGCTTATGCCCAAAGCTTCAAAAAGTATGAATCAAAGACTCAATTTGATTCGAACCCTAAATCAGTGAGCACACTTGTTCCCGATTCAGGTAAAGATGCTTTTGGCAGAGATAAATCAGATATCCAAGGCGATCTACCTGCTAAAAATAGCAAGTACGTTAACCTCAACCCTGAAACAGCATTTGGTCCAGAGGTTATTACAACTTTTGATTTTGAAGATACTTCCCTGGAAGAATTAACAAAGCATATGCAAAAGTTAACTGGTATCAACCTGATTATGGACAAAGACCTTAAGGGTAAAGTGTCGATCACAGCGCCTCAGCCTATTACTGTTGGTGATGCGTGGAAGGCCTTTCTTACGGCCCTCAACATGAAAGGCTACACTCTTGTTAAGTCTGGAGCTTTCTATAAGATTGTACAAACCAGAGAGATCCGCTACACGCCTACAAAAATCTATACAGGTGAATATACTCCAGAGACGGAAAACTTCTCAATGAGAATTATTCCTCTTAAAAACGTCTCTTCAAGTGAGTTAACTCGATCATTTAGACCATTCATGTCACGTTATGGACGTATTATTGAAATCAAACAAACTAATACAATTATCATTCAAGATTCTGGGACAAATATTAACAGACTTGTAAGACTGATTCGTTTCATTGACGTCCCTGGCCACGAAGAGTCTCTTCAAATTATCCCTGTTAAGAACTCTTCTGCTCAAGAGATTGCAAAACTTCTCGACAGTATCTTAAAGGGTGACTCAGCTAAGACGAAAAGAATCCGTTCTAGTTCAACTCGCTCAATTTCAGATATCAAACTTACTGCTGAACCGAGAACAAACTCTATCATTGCTATGGCAACTGAAGATGAAGCGAACCAACTTAAGAGACTTATTGATAAACTTGATCAAAAGACCATTTCTTCTCAGTCTGGTCAGATTCACGTTTACTACCTCAACCACAAAAGTTCAGAGGCGATCTCAAAAACTCTCTCTTCTCTTGTCTCAAACACGCAATCAGCGAAAAAGGCAACATCGAGATTTTCAAAGTTTTCAAGTAATGACTCATCAAGCTCACTATTTGCTAACGATGTTAAGATTACTTCAGATAAAGAAAATAACGCGCTTGTTGTAACGGCATCGCCTACAGACTACCTGATTATCAAGTCTGTTATTAAGAAACTCGATATTCCATCTGACCAAGTTTTTGTTGAAGGTCTTATTATGGAATCGAATCTTTCTAAAAACAAAGGATACGGTGTTAATATCATCGGTGCTTACGGTTCAGGAAATGCTGATAGAGCGGGATTCCTTGGTGGTTCACAAGATCTTCTAAGCCTTATTGGTGGACAATTTACAAGCCTTGGTGGTCTATTTATCGGTGGTGGAATCGGAAGTAAAGTCACAACTCAAGTGAATGGAGTTGATGTCGAAGTTAAGACAATCAACGGTCTCATTAGGGCCATTGCAAACAATGGTAATACAAACGTCCTTGCAACACCTGCTCTAATGGTACTCGACAATACAGAAGGTGTTTTTGAAGTTGGTGAAACAGTTCCAACTCCAGAGAGAACAGATGCTGCCAACGGATCAAGTTCAGTATCGATAAAACAACAAAAAGTTGCTCTAACTCTTAAAATTACGCCACAAATTAACAAGGCAACAAGAGTTATCACAATGAAAATTGACCAACAAATTGATGATTTTTCTAACCGTGCCCTACCAGATGGTCTTAGATCGGAAGGTGTTGCAACGACGACAAGAAAAACTGTTACAAGTGTTGTTGTTAGAGATAGAGACACAATCGCCATGGGTGGTCTCATGAGAGATAAAGAATCTGAAACAGAAAGCAAGGTTCCTCTTCTTGGAGATATTCCTGTCCTTGGATGGCTCTTTAGAAACTATGACAATAGAATTGAAAAAGTTAATATGACTTTCTTCCTAACTCCAAGAATTGTTTCAAGCTACTATGGTGCAGCTGATAATGTTCAAGATATACTTAATCGTCGTCATCACCACTTAAAAGACACTATGGGTGAAGAAGATCCATTTGGAACGACAGTTAAAGGTCTTTACGAAAAAGTTAAAAAACAAAAAGATGGTCCTCTCTACGATGAAAAAGAGAATAAGAAATTTCTTGATGAGAACAGAAACTCAGAAGGTATCGGCAATAATGATGTCGGTTCAAATATGATTGTTCCTAATTACAAGAATATCGCACAAGAGATTTCTAAAAAACAAGCTGGTGTTCAAAAGACACAAGACAATAAGTAG
- a CDS encoding CRTAC1 family protein translates to MKKIAWTLALTLGLISCSSVKEHFKKKREVKKSRRTVRNYGPVEKESPTFKDATKELGLDGQSAIHLYAVDFDGDGDTDLVSLPSYYSAPRFFKRTKKARFTQVESPLPEGVQASYLIFADFNRDGLYDLIVGVLNQKTELTPRALRIFVGRAPDKNNPHFRYEEFVNPVDRMKFNPTSSLAILDYDLDGELDVFEANWFDLKENPPGLVTNRIFKGQSDKTKQAKEVTYLLEDELKFNEDEKRFVNARPTFGVGICDLDDNGYPDIMTSNSDGHLNKLWMNLYDRKNKDRIFRDYAESSGFAQDDLGKLNLRGGGNSFFAVCNDYNNDGIYDVLTGELTRSIDNETRDRSSVLTGASPNFPPKFIRSEYYMSDGTLNWNQGDRRAIWADFNNDGLSDVLVENSGFPPHSRLILFEQTKDHELVDKGKDYGIDLVNPSGIISLDINGDGKMDFISGQSSLRAHGMKPRLYAFINKTENKNKGLRFYLRGKKANTFGIGATVELVSSKRTQKRFVEYSNGNLPSQNEEGIHFGLEEGEKAIELRVRWPYLKKGKPQRWGYDLENSSKSYQQFTVCDNGKLAKGRVKYCR, encoded by the coding sequence ATGAAAAAAATTGCATGGACGCTTGCTCTCACACTAGGACTGATCTCATGTTCTAGTGTGAAAGAGCATTTTAAAAAGAAACGTGAAGTCAAAAAGTCGCGACGAACTGTTCGCAACTACGGACCTGTAGAAAAAGAATCTCCAACATTTAAAGATGCGACAAAAGAGCTAGGACTTGATGGCCAAAGCGCTATCCATCTTTATGCCGTTGATTTTGATGGTGATGGTGATACAGATCTTGTAAGTCTTCCCTCTTATTATTCCGCTCCACGCTTTTTTAAAAGAACGAAAAAGGCCAGATTTACTCAGGTTGAAAGTCCTCTTCCTGAAGGTGTTCAGGCTTCTTATTTAATTTTTGCCGATTTTAATAGAGACGGCCTTTACGATCTTATCGTAGGGGTTCTCAATCAAAAAACTGAACTGACTCCTCGGGCGCTTCGAATCTTTGTCGGCCGTGCTCCTGATAAGAACAATCCTCATTTTCGCTATGAAGAATTTGTTAATCCAGTCGATAGGATGAAGTTTAATCCTACTTCTTCACTCGCTATTTTAGATTACGATCTCGATGGTGAGTTGGATGTATTTGAGGCCAATTGGTTTGATCTAAAGGAGAACCCTCCTGGACTTGTGACAAATCGAATTTTTAAAGGACAATCGGACAAGACTAAGCAGGCAAAGGAAGTAACTTATCTTTTAGAAGATGAATTAAAATTTAACGAAGATGAGAAACGTTTTGTTAATGCCCGCCCGACATTTGGTGTGGGGATTTGTGATTTAGATGACAACGGTTACCCCGATATCATGACATCAAATTCAGATGGTCATTTGAATAAATTATGGATGAACCTCTATGATCGAAAAAATAAAGATCGTATCTTTAGAGACTACGCAGAGAGTTCAGGGTTTGCTCAAGATGATCTTGGTAAATTAAACCTAAGAGGTGGGGGAAATAGCTTCTTTGCCGTTTGTAATGACTATAACAATGATGGGATATATGACGTTTTAACAGGTGAGTTAACTCGAAGTATCGATAATGAAACTCGTGATAGATCGAGTGTTCTAACTGGTGCTTCACCAAATTTTCCACCAAAGTTTATTCGAAGCGAATATTACATGAGTGATGGAACACTCAATTGGAATCAAGGGGATCGACGCGCTATTTGGGCCGACTTTAATAATGATGGACTCAGTGATGTGCTAGTTGAAAATTCAGGTTTTCCTCCTCACTCAAGACTCATTCTCTTTGAACAAACAAAAGATCATGAGCTCGTAGATAAGGGAAAGGATTATGGGATCGATTTAGTGAATCCTTCCGGAATAATTTCACTTGATATTAATGGTGATGGGAAGATGGATTTTATCTCGGGGCAATCTTCATTAAGGGCCCATGGAATGAAGCCACGTCTCTATGCATTCATCAATAAAACAGAGAATAAGAATAAAGGATTGCGTTTTTACTTAAGAGGTAAAAAGGCCAATACTTTTGGAATTGGAGCAACAGTTGAGCTTGTTTCTAGTAAGAGAACTCAAAAGCGTTTTGTTGAGTATTCCAATGGAAACCTTCCATCTCAAAATGAGGAAGGGATTCACTTTGGGCTTGAAGAAGGTGAGAAGGCAATCGAGCTTCGCGTTCGTTGGCCTTATTTAAAAAAGGGCAAACCACAGCGCTGGGGCTATGATCTAGAGAACTCAAGTAAGAGTTATCAGCAGTTCACTGTCTGTGATAATGGAAAGTTGGCCAAGGGTCGAGTAAAGTATTGTCGCTAA
- a CDS encoding HesB/IscA family protein codes for MLETQNKIKRELIVPPVITFTDRALQELELIIDNDFTLKGKYFRLLISGKKCDGFTYSAGFTDLKDDDFIVPVQNNETELEIIVDPFAAFYLGETTVEFIQNLEENQEGFVITNHSQDLYKGKFWRQDETKIPPLKELTK; via the coding sequence ATGCTCGAAACCCAAAATAAGATTAAAAGAGAACTTATCGTTCCTCCCGTTATCACATTTACTGATAGGGCCCTCCAAGAACTAGAGTTGATTATAGATAATGACTTTACTCTTAAAGGAAAATATTTTCGCTTATTAATCTCTGGGAAAAAGTGTGATGGGTTCACTTATTCTGCAGGTTTCACAGATCTAAAAGACGATGACTTTATTGTTCCAGTTCAAAACAATGAAACAGAACTAGAAATTATTGTTGATCCTTTTGCTGCATTCTATCTCGGTGAAACGACTGTAGAGTTCATCCAAAATCTTGAAGAAAACCAAGAGGGCTTTGTTATTACAAATCACTCACAAGATCTCTACAAGGGAAAGTTTTGGCGCCAAGACGAAACGAAGATCCCTCCTCTAAAAGAACTCACGAAATAG
- a CDS encoding LysR family transcriptional regulator, whose protein sequence is MDYRYLKAFILTAENKSFSKAAEELKIAQSAVSRQIKLLEESVGEELIIRSSKKVLLTHKGKELFIAATSFDQVSSNIFEKEDNRPLKIGILNGLLKTWFNPVLVKFYKKYDRNMNIHIADIPELRKGMEEGRFDAIFSIENIQSELISSLKLFDEKLVLISKSEVDLQKLHEYRWITFSEGDNLFSVTKKRSERITNVDSISTIINLVKNNVGIAVVPDHVLKKTDNLVITEMPELPKSEIYLTTLNYKTMPKQIRELLQVMPGP, encoded by the coding sequence ATGGATTATCGCTATCTCAAGGCCTTCATTTTAACGGCAGAAAATAAAAGTTTCTCTAAAGCCGCTGAAGAGCTTAAGATTGCCCAATCGGCGGTCTCTAGACAGATAAAACTCCTCGAGGAAAGTGTTGGCGAAGAGCTTATCATTCGTTCATCGAAAAAGGTTCTTCTCACTCACAAGGGAAAAGAACTTTTTATTGCGGCAACAAGCTTTGACCAAGTAAGTTCGAATATCTTCGAAAAAGAAGACAACCGTCCTCTTAAAATTGGGATTCTTAACGGTCTTCTCAAGACCTGGTTTAATCCTGTGCTCGTGAAGTTTTACAAAAAATATGATCGCAATATGAACATTCATATCGCCGATATCCCAGAACTTAGAAAAGGAATGGAAGAAGGACGATTTGATGCGATTTTCTCAATTGAGAATATTCAATCAGAATTAATCTCTTCTTTAAAACTCTTTGATGAGAAATTGGTCTTAATCTCTAAGAGCGAAGTTGATCTTCAAAAGCTTCACGAATACCGTTGGATCACATTCTCAGAGGGTGACAACCTCTTTTCGGTAACAAAGAAAAGAAGCGAGCGCATCACTAATGTTGATTCTATTTCAACGATCATTAATCTTGTAAAAAATAATGTTGGAATTGCCGTGGTCCCTGACCACGTTCTTAAGAAAACTGATAATCTTGTGATTACAGAAATGCCAGAATTACCAAAGTCTGAGATCTACTTAACGACACTAAATTATAAAACAATGCCTAAGCAAATTAGAGAGCTACTTCAAGTCATGCCTGGTCCATAG